The sequence CGTGGAAGACGCGGTGCACTTCGTCTATCTTGATGTCGCCCGCGCCGGAGATGCAGCACTTGCCCATGCCGCGCGCCACCACCGCCGCGTGCGACGTCATGCCGCCGCGCAGGGTGAGTATGCCTTTGGATACGGCCATGCCCGACAAGTCTTCCGGCGACGTTTCCAAACGCACCAGGATGGGGGCTCCCCCTTTTTCAGCGAGTTTGCGGGCTTCGATGGAATCGGACACAACAACGCCCACCGCCGCGCCGGGCGAGGCGGGAAGCCCCCGCGCCAGCACCACCAGCTTAACCTTCGGGTCTATCATCGGGTGCAGCAATTGATCGATCTGCGAGGGCTCGATCCGTTTCACCGCCTCCTTCTTTGAGATCATCTTTTCCTTCACCATCTCCACCGCGATGCGTATGGCGGAGGCGGCGGTGCGCTTGCCGACCCGTGCCTGCAGCATGTAGAGCTTTTTGTTCTGCACGGTGAATTCGAGGTCGAGCATGTCGCGGTAGTGTTTTTCCAGTCTCGCCGCGATGGTGAGCAGGTCTTTGGTCGCCTGCGGAAAAACCTTTGCCATGCCGTCCACATGTATCGGGGTGCGGATGCCGGCCACCACGTCTTCCCCCTGCGCGTTCACCAAAAATTCGCCGAAGAAGCGGTGTTCGCCGGTGCTGGGGTCGCGGGTGAAGGCCACGCCGGTGCCGCTGTCGTTCCCCATGTTGCCAAAAACCATCGACTGGACGTTAACGGCGGTGCCCCAGGTGACGGGGATGTTATAAAGCTGGCGGTAATCCTTGGCGCGCTGGTTGTTCCAACTGCCGAAGACGGCGTTAACGGCCATGGTGAGCTGAACCTGCGGGTCCTGCGGGAACGGCTTGCCGGTTTTCTGTTTCACCGCGGCCTTGAACGCTTCCACGATCTCTTTCAGCGATTCGGCGGTGAGGTCGGCGTCGAATTTCACGCCGGTATGGTGCTTTTTCTGTTCGAGGATATGTTCAAAGACGCTTTTCTTGACGCCCAGCACCACGTCGCCGAACATGGCGATGAAACGGCGGTAGCTGTCGTACGCGAAGCGGGCGTTGCCCGTCTGCTTGATGAGCGCCGGGAGCGTCTGGTCGTTCAGGCCGAGGTTGAGCACGGTGTCCATCATGCCGGGCATCGAGGCGCGCGCGCCGGAGCGGACGGAACAAAGCAGCGGGTTGGCGGGGTTGCCGAACTGGCGGCCCATCATTTTTTCCAGGCGGGCCATCTGCTTGGCCACTTCCTCTTTCAGCCCTTTGGGCCATTTCTCGCCGTTTTCGAAATAGTAGACGCACGCCTCGGTGGTGATGGTGAAACCGGCCGGCACGGGGCAGCCGAGGTTGCACATCTCGGCGAGGTTCGCCCCCTTGCCGCCGAGAAGGTTTTTCATCTTCGCGGTTCCATCGGCTTTGCCGGGACCAAAAAAGTAAACGTATTTTTTTGTTGTCGTAGCCACGATAGCCTCCCTTTACTTATTCTTTAAATACGAGTTTGGAAAAGTCCGCGACATCACCGAACAGATTTGCCGCTTGGCGCAAAAGCCCCAGCCTGTTGCGCCGCTTTACTTCATCACTGTCGTTCACCATCACGCCGTCGAAGAAGGCGTCCACCGCCCCGCGTATGCCCGCGATCTCGCGCAACACGCCCGCGTAATCTTTCGCCGCTTTCAGGGGGAGCGCCTTCGCCGCGCATTGTTTCAGCGCGGCCAGCAACGCCTTCTCAGCCGGTTCGGTCAGGGCCGCTTCGTCCACCGTTGCATCGTGGTGGTCTTTCGAGATATTGGCGGCGCGGCGGAAGGTGGTGGAAAGCGCCTCGGCGTACGGCTCGGATTTCATCGCCTGCAACGCCTCGCAGCGCTTGAGCGCATCCGGCAACGCATCGAATCCGGCGGCCAGCACCGCGTCAATTACATCGTAGGTGAGGCCGCGCTGCTGGAATTCGCCCTTGATGCGGCCGGCGAAAAATTCCATCAGGTCGGTTTCGGCCTTCGCGGCATTGGCGTTAAGGCCGTTCGGCAATGCGCCAATACCCGCGGTGACGATCTGTTTTAGCCCTACATTCGCGCCTGCAAGGAGGATGCGGATGATTCCCAGCGCGTGGCGGCGAAGTGAGAACGGATCCTCGCTGCCGGAAGGAACCATGCCAAGCGCGAAGCAGCCGGTCAGCGCCTCGATCTTATCGGCCAGCGCCACGCAGGCGGCAAGGGGAGTTGAAGGAAGTCCATCGCCTGAAAAGCGGGGGCGGTAGTGTTCGTCAATCGCTTGCGCCACCGCGCCGGAGATTCCTTCCGCTTTCGCGTATTCGCGCCCCATGATCCCTTGCAGTTCGGGGAATTCAAAGACCGCCTGCGTGGCGAGATCGGCCTTGCACAGCTCGGCGGCAGTGATTACCTGCGTCACCTCGGATGGGCAGACGGTTTTGGCGATTTCGGCGGCAATGACGGCGATACGGTCGACCCTGTCGGCGACGGTGCCGAGACCTTTCATGTAGTTGATGCCGGAGAGTTTTTTCTTGAAGTGCGTGAGCGGATGCTTGCGGTCTTCATCGAAGAAGAAGCGGGCATCCGAGAGGCGCGCTTCCAGCACCCGCTCGTATCCGGCGCGGACGGGGGCCATGTCGGCGCAGCGGATGTTGCTGAAGGCCGCGAATTTATCGGTCAACGTCCCGTCTTTGCCTTCCACCGGGAAGTAGCGCTGGTGGTGCATCATCACGGTGATGAGCAGTTCGCGCGGGAGTTCGAGGTATTTTTCCTTGAAGGAGCCGACAACCGCCACCGGGTTTTCGGTGAGGTAGCAGACCTCTTCCATCAGCTCGGCGTGGCGGATGGGGTTCAGCCCCCGCGCGGCGAGTTCGTCGAACTGTTTTTCAATCGAGGCGAGGCGTTTTTCCGGATCGGCGATGACGCCGGCTTTTTCCAAAATCTGTTCATAGGCGGCGGGGGAGGTGATCGTCACCGGGCCGCCGGAGGTGAAGCGGTGGCCCAAGGTTGTATTCCCCGCGTGCAGGTCTTCCATGCTGAACGAAAGCCGTTGTTCACCCAGCAGCGCCACGATGCCGCGCAGCGGACGGGCGAAGCGGGTCTCGCCGTCACCCCAGCGCATCGTTTTGGGGAAGGGGAGCGATGTGATCGCCTGTGGCAACAGGGTGGTGAAGAGGGCGGCGGTGTTCTGGCCCCCCTCTTGCACTTCCACGCAGAGGTATTCCCCTTTGGGGGTGGATTCGGTTTTCAGCGCTTCGGGGCCGAGACCGTGCTTCTTCGCGAAGCCGAGCGCCACGTTGGTAAAGCTGCCGTCCGCCGCCACCGCCGCCTTTTTGGGCGGTCCGGTTACCTTGCGGGTGCGGATCTCCTGTTTTTCGGGCAAACCCTCCACCACCATAACGAGGCGGCGGGGGGTGCCATAGGCGCGGATGGCGCCGTGGCCGATGCCGGCTTCGGCCAGCTTTTTCGCGGTGATTTCCCCCAGCGCGCGGGCCGCCACGGGGATGTACCCCGCGGGCAGTTCCTCGGTCAATACTTCAAGCAGAAGATTGTTCATATGCAATTGTGAAACCCCTATAAATAGCCGCTGGAAACTCTTTTCGTCGAACGTCTTATATTATCATTTAATTGCATTTCCCCCAAAACTTCAAATGCGTATAGAATGGCGGAAATGAATAAAAAACTGAGCGACCTCGCCGCCATCATGGATCAACTGCGGGACGAAAACGGCTGTCCTTGGGACCGTGAACAGAGCCACGAGTCCCTGAAGCCTTACCTCATCGAAGAAACCTATGAAGTGGTGGAGGCCATCGAATCGGGCAAGCCGCAGCTTTTGAAAGAGGAACTGGGCGATCTGCTGTTCCAGATAGTCTTCCATTGCCGTCTCGCCAAGGAGCGGGGCGAGTTTACCCTCGAAGACGTGATCGAATTCATTAGTGAGAAAATGATCCGCCGCCACCCGCATGTATTCGCCAGCGACGACGCCAAGACCGCCGCCGAGGTTTTGGGTAAATGGGAGCAGATCAAGGCGAAGGAGAAGAAGCGCGATTCCATCCTCGAAGGCATCCCGCGCCAACTGCCGAGCCTCATCCGCGCCAAGCGGTTGCAGGAGCGGGCCGCGCGGGTGGGGTTCGACTGGCCGCACAGCGAGGACGTCTGGAAAAAAGTGGAAGAGGAGTGGGATGAGTTACAGGACGCCCGCCGCACCCGCGGGCGCGAAGGGGTGGAGGAGGAGATGGGGGACGTCTTCATCGCGCTGGTGAACCTGGGGCGGTTCCTCGATGTGGACGCCGACACCGCCATTACCAAGTCCATCAACAAGTTCATCTACCGCTTTGGCGAGATCGAAAAAGAGTTCGCGCGGACGGGGAAGGATATCACCACCGCGACGCTGGAAGAAATGGACGCCATCTGGAACCAGGCCAAGCAGAAGGAAAAAGATGGAAATAAAAGTCTACTATGAGGATACCGACTGCGGCGGCGTGGTCTACTACGCCAACTACCTGCGCTATTTCGAGCGCGCCCGCACCGAGCGCTTTGAACGCCGGGGTATAGACCTCGCCGCGTATCAGGATAAGGGCGTCGTCTTCGCCGTCGTCCACGCCGATATCGACTATAAATCGCCCGCCCGCTACGGGGATGTTCTGGAAGTCGAAACCACCATCGAAGGGGTGAAGGGGAGCAGCTTCACGGTGCAATACATCATCCGGCGCAAGAAGGACGGCGCGGTGCTGGTCACCGGCGGCACACGCATGGCCTGCGTGAACGGCGAGATGAGGCCGATTCGCCTGCCGGATAAAATACGCGCCGCCCTCCTAGCCTCGTGATGGCATAGGCGAAAAAAAAAGGCGGTGAGTTATCACCGCCCTTCTGATGCCAGAAAAATACAGTCTTTAGGAAATGGCGTCGATTATCGCGTTCAGGGTTGCGCTGGGGCGCATCGCCTTTGAGGTCTTGACCGGATCAGGGAAGTAGTAGCCGCCGATATCGGCCGGTTTGCCCTGCGTTGCATCTATCTCGGCCATGATCTTTTTCTCATTGTCCGCAAGCTGTTTGGCCGCTTTGGAAAAACGGTTCTGAAGCTCTTTGTCCTCGGTCTGCTTGGCCAAGGCTTCCGCCCAGTACATCGCAAGGTAGAAATGGCTTCCCCGGTTATCGATCTCGTGAACCTTGGGTGACGGCGATTTGTTGTTATCGAGGAACTTCGCGTTTGCATCGCTCAAGGTTTTGGCCAGTACCCGCGCCTTCGCGTTGTTGGTGGTAATGGCAAGATGATCCAGCGATTCGCCGAGGGCGAGGAACTCGCCGAGGGAATCCCATCGCAGGTGTCCTTCCTGGACAAACTGCTGAACGTGCTTGGGGGCCGAACCGCCCGCGCCCGTTTCGAAAAGGCCGCCGCCGTCCATAAGGGGGACGATGGAGAGCATCTTTGCGCTGGTGCCCAGTTCAAGGATTGGATAGAGGTCGGTGTTGTAATCGCGCAGCACGTTGCCGGTGACGGTGATGGTGTCTTTGCCTTCCCGCATCCGTTCCAGCGAGAGGCGCGCGCCGTCCGCCACGTTCATGATGCGGATGTCGAGACCCTTCGTATCGTGATCCTTCAGGTAGCGGGTCACTTTTTCGATGAGCTGCGCGTCGTGCGCCCGGTTTTTGTCCAGCCAGAAAATAGCCGGAGTGTTGGTGAGGCGCGCCCGCTTGACGGCGAGCTTGACCCAGTCCTGGATAACGGCGTCTTTCGTTTGGCATGCGCGCCAGATGTCGCCTTCTTCAACGTTGTGTTCGATAAG is a genomic window of Nitrospinota bacterium containing:
- the mazG gene encoding nucleoside triphosphate pyrophosphohydrolase; its protein translation is MNKKLSDLAAIMDQLRDENGCPWDREQSHESLKPYLIEETYEVVEAIESGKPQLLKEELGDLLFQIVFHCRLAKERGEFTLEDVIEFISEKMIRRHPHVFASDDAKTAAEVLGKWEQIKAKEKKRDSILEGIPRQLPSLIRAKRLQERAARVGFDWPHSEDVWKKVEEEWDELQDARRTRGREGVEEEMGDVFIALVNLGRFLDVDADTAITKSINKFIYRFGEIEKEFARTGKDITTATLEEMDAIWNQAKQKEKDGNKSLL
- a CDS encoding glycine--tRNA ligase subunit beta yields the protein MNNLLLEVLTEELPAGYIPVAARALGEITAKKLAEAGIGHGAIRAYGTPRRLVMVVEGLPEKQEIRTRKVTGPPKKAAVAADGSFTNVALGFAKKHGLGPEALKTESTPKGEYLCVEVQEGGQNTAALFTTLLPQAITSLPFPKTMRWGDGETRFARPLRGIVALLGEQRLSFSMEDLHAGNTTLGHRFTSGGPVTITSPAAYEQILEKAGVIADPEKRLASIEKQFDELAARGLNPIRHAELMEEVCYLTENPVAVVGSFKEKYLELPRELLITVMMHHQRYFPVEGKDGTLTDKFAAFSNIRCADMAPVRAGYERVLEARLSDARFFFDEDRKHPLTHFKKKLSGINYMKGLGTVADRVDRIAVIAAEIAKTVCPSEVTQVITAAELCKADLATQAVFEFPELQGIMGREYAKAEGISGAVAQAIDEHYRPRFSGDGLPSTPLAACVALADKIEALTGCFALGMVPSGSEDPFSLRRHALGIIRILLAGANVGLKQIVTAGIGALPNGLNANAAKAETDLMEFFAGRIKGEFQQRGLTYDVIDAVLAAGFDALPDALKRCEALQAMKSEPYAEALSTTFRRAANISKDHHDATVDEAALTEPAEKALLAALKQCAAKALPLKAAKDYAGVLREIAGIRGAVDAFFDGVMVNDSDEVKRRNRLGLLRQAANLFGDVADFSKLVFKE
- a CDS encoding YbgC/FadM family acyl-CoA thioesterase is translated as MEIKVYYEDTDCGGVVYYANYLRYFERARTERFERRGIDLAAYQDKGVVFAVVHADIDYKSPARYGDVLEVETTIEGVKGSSFTVQYIIRRKKDGAVLVTGGTRMACVNGEMRPIRLPDKIRAALLAS
- a CDS encoding pyruvate, phosphate dikinase, translated to MATTTKKYVYFFGPGKADGTAKMKNLLGGKGANLAEMCNLGCPVPAGFTITTEACVYYFENGEKWPKGLKEEVAKQMARLEKMMGRQFGNPANPLLCSVRSGARASMPGMMDTVLNLGLNDQTLPALIKQTGNARFAYDSYRRFIAMFGDVVLGVKKSVFEHILEQKKHHTGVKFDADLTAESLKEIVEAFKAAVKQKTGKPFPQDPQVQLTMAVNAVFGSWNNQRAKDYRQLYNIPVTWGTAVNVQSMVFGNMGNDSGTGVAFTRDPSTGEHRFFGEFLVNAQGEDVVAGIRTPIHVDGMAKVFPQATKDLLTIAARLEKHYRDMLDLEFTVQNKKLYMLQARVGKRTAASAIRIAVEMVKEKMISKKEAVKRIEPSQIDQLLHPMIDPKVKLVVLARGLPASPGAAVGVVVSDSIEARKLAEKGGAPILVRLETSPEDLSGMAVSKGILTLRGGMTSHAAVVARGMGKCCISGAGDIKIDEVHRVFHVGKTVVAAGDWITLDGSTGQVILGKTPLVSPTLSGYFDTLMEWADGMRELGVRANADTPDDAAIARRFGASGIGLCRTEHMFFAKDRILAVREMIIANSKEARMKALRKLLPMQRNDFKGILKAMEGFPVTIRLLDPPLHEFLPKTHDQIDKVAHEMGIPARDVESRAEHLHEANPMLGHRGCRLGITYMEIYEMQARAIFEATADLLKKKVKAMPEVMIPLVGTLKELEICKEMVVRVGKEVQKQKGVKLPIIVGTMIELPRAALCADGIAKEAAFFSFGTNDLTQTTLGLSRDDAGTFLPLYVEKGIFADDPFISIDEEGVGQLMRIGVEKGRLVNPKLKVGICGEHGGDPKSVALCHRLGLNYVSCSPYRIPIARLAAAHAAIGEASSGTA